DNA from Pirellulales bacterium:
AGGCAAACACGTACGCCGCGGTGCCGCCGGTTTGCTGCCCCATCGCCACGGTCCGTGCCCGATCGACGGCATATCGTTGCTCAAGCTCGGCATACACTCCACGGGCAAATTCGACGTCGGGCAGTGTCCAGCGGCCCGGCGTCGCTGGGCTCGGTGCGACGAGGATCAGGCCGCGCGCATCGCACAGCGGTTGCCAGGCACGCAGCAGCTCATCGCGGTCGACCGGCTCGGCTCCGTCGAACCAGAACACCAGGCCGTAGCGCATACCGGACTGGTAAGTCTCGGGGACGTAGGCGATGGCTTCCTGCGGCAGCTCGGGCAGCTTGAGCGTTTGGCGCCCTAGGGCCGGGTGTTCGGCCTCGGGCGCTCCATTCGCCGCTTCCGCCGGGCTCGGCGCGGCCGGCACCTCGTAATCCAGTTCGCCGGGCTGCGGTCCAAGTTGCGGCTCGAGCACGACGATTTGGTCGCCCCGTTGCACGGTTAGCTTGACCGTGTCGCCGGGCTGATAACGCGCAAGCGCGGCGGTCAATTGCGTTCGATCAGCGATGGCCGATCCTGCGACTTCGGTGACGACGTCGCCGACCGCCAGGCCGACAGCCGCAGCGGGGCTGTCGGGCAGGACCGATCTCACTTCGACGCCGGCCGGCGCACCGGCAGCGCGCTCGCCGCGCGAAGGGAGCAGGCCCAAGTACGGATGTTCGTACGGTTCCAACTCGCCCACCAGTTCGACTTCGAACGACTCGCGCGCGTTGCCCCGTTCGACCACGATCGAAGTCCGATCGCCGGCGTAGAGCGGCTGCAGTTGGCGGTACAACTCGCCTTGGCGCGTGACGGCGACGCCGGCTACTTCGACCACGCGGTCGCCCGGCAGCAGGCCCGCCTTGGCGGCCGGCGAATTCGGCCGACAGGTATCAATTGTCACCGGCTCGGCCAATGGGCCTTTTTCCTTGAGCGTGATGCCGAGAATCCCCGGGCGCAGATCCGTACCTGCCTGCCACCGAGGCAGCATGCGCATGACATGCGCCAAGGGAACTGCGAAACCAATGCCGGAGTCGTACCATTCGACGCCAGCGATCTCGTCGCCGCCCTGCGGCGAAAGCGGCACCAACACGCCCAGCACCCGGCCACGGATGTCGATTAGCGGTCCACCGTAATTCGCTGGCGAGATCTTGGCGTCGGTCTGGATGACCCGGCCGCCCAATCGTGCCAAGGCGCTGACGATGCCGACCGAAATGTTCGGCTCGTCGGCGGCATACGTTCGCCCCAGGGCAATGGCCCAGGCACCGACCGAAGTCTCCTCCTCGGGCACGATCTCCGGAATGACCAGCGGTGACGGCGCATCGACCTTGAGCAGCGTCAACTGCCGGCTCCGGTCGTTGGCCACGCGCTGTGCAGGTAGTCGAGTGCCATCGGGCAGTGTGACCAGGATCGATGCCGGCTGCTGCACGAAGTTGAATGAGCTGGAGACGATGTAACCATCGGCCGTGAGCACGACCCCGGTCGTCGGTCCCGTGCCGACGAGCAACTCGCCGACGCGCTCCAGCCCGCCGACCGTTTCGATGCGCACGACGCTGGGCGCCGCGCGCATGGCGGCTGCGCGGATGGCCCGCTCTTCGGCGGCCGGATCGGCGGCGCACGCCACCGCGGCCTGGCAGAGCAAGCCGAGACCGAGCGTTAGCCTGATCGACGCATGACGGAGTGATCGATTCACGGCGCGGCCTCCGTCGCCGGCGCCGACTCTTCTGCGGGCGCACGCAGCGTGAAATCGCGCAGCTCTTGTCCCCGCATGATCGTCAGCGTCAATGGGTCGGCGCGATCGACGAGTCCGACTTCGGCGACGAGCGATTTGCACGATTGCACGAGCTTGCCGGCAACGAACACCACGAGATCGTCGGGCAGCAAGCCGGCCGTTTCGGCAGGCGAGTCGGGTAGTACGACGTCGACATAGGGCGGCGTGCGCTCGACGACGTCGGGCACCAGTACGATGCCGAGCTGCTCCAAATCGTGAGGAAAGTCGGGGCGTTTTGTCGCGTCCTCCGCGCTGCTAGCGACAAACTGGCCCGCCATGATCTGTTCGACCGACGTGCGCAGCTGCGACAACGGAACGGCATAGTTCAGCCAGGTGTTCTGCTGCGCGTCGCGCAACTCGCCGCCCAGCATGCCCACGGGCCGGCCCAAGAAATCGGTCAGCAGCCCACCGGCCGAACCGGGGTTGTTGGTCATGGCATCGAGCACGTAGACGGGGCCCTTGTAGGGCGTCTCAAAAGCGCCGCTGCGCGCGTCGAGATTCCAACGCGCGGCGACCTGGCCGTGCAGCAGGCTTGCCGGCTCGTCGCCCGTCGCGATGCCGAAAAGATTGCAGAAAGCCAGCACACGCGTGCCTAGTGCGGCGTCGGCCGCCTGTGCGAGGTCGATATACGGCAGGTCCGTTGCATCGATCTTGAGGACGGCCGCCTCGACGCGTGGGTCCGCGCCGACGAGCCGGGCATCGAATTTGCGCCCGTCATCGAGCGTCACGGAGACAAAATCGGTATCCAGCACGTGGCTCCAAGCGGTCAGCACGTGCCCCTCGGGAGAGATCACGATGCCCGACTGGTAGGGCTCCAGGCCGCGCAATCCGCCGGCGCCGTAGACCTTCACGATCTTCGGGAGGTTAGCCGCGATCGCCTCGCTGAGCGGCTCTCCCGGCGGTTCCTGTGCGCGTGCGAGGCTATTGGCGCAGACGCATAGCAAGAGCGCGGGCAGCACCGGCAGGCAGCGTAGAAGCGATCGGCCGACCATCGATTACTTCGCCTCCTTGGGTTCGCCGGCAGCAGCGAGATCGACGACGTCGAGCTTCCAATCGGCGAAGACCTGGTCGCCGTGGCGCACGAGAATTCGCGTGGGGACAAGCCTGCCTTCCCGTTCCTCATAGTCCAACAACGACACCTCACAGGGATCGTCAACGGTGTCGGTGAACAATTCGACGCCGATTAGCCAGCCGCGCTCTTCGTCGCAGTAGAACCGCGCCTCGACGCCCCCGGTCGTGGCGATGATGGTATGCGCCGGCTGCAGTTCGATGCCGAACGGATAGATCCCGCCGTATTCGACTTGTTCCAGTGCGGTCGGTCCGCCCACGAGCAGCCGCCGCCACAGGAAGAGCGCCGGCAACAGGCCGCCGGTGCCCTCGGGCACGACGTTCGCCGCGAGTTGATCGGCCCCGACGAGCGCTGCTTGCTGGCCGGCCCACGTCAGCCGCGCCGAGTCGGCACTCAGTTCTATCTCGACAGGTGCGCCGGTCGCATCGGCGCCAGTCAGCTTCCACAGACCGTCGACCGCGGCGAAGCTGGCTTGCGTGGGCACGGCGCGCCACACGCGGTCGCGCTCGGGTGTGTTGAAATAGAAGTTTGCAAAGCCCGGTCGCGGCACGAGCAGTGCCTTGATCGCGTCGGGCACCGACGGTTGCTGGTGCGCGTGGCCAAATGGCATCTTCGGCCGCGGCGCGGGCCGTTGTGGCGGCTCGTCCTGGGGCTCATCCGAGTCCGGCTTGTCGGGTTGGTCGGGGGCCGGCTCCGCCGGTGGCTCCGGCTCGAAGCCGCCGGCCAGCTCGTTCAGCTCCCCGGCGGCGTGCAGGCTGGGCAACCGCACCAGGATGCGGAATTTCTCACCCTCGCGACGAAACACCAGCGGCACGCGCCAATCCGCCGGAAAGATCCCCAACACATTCTTGAAGGCGTTGACCGTACGAATCGGCCGTCCGCCGAACGACACGATTTCGTCGCCGTGGCGCAGGCCGCGCCGATAGGCATCGCAGTCTTCCAACAGGTTGCTCACCACGACGCGCCCTTCGGCATCGGTCGTCACCGTCGCGCCCAACGTCGCATGATCGACGAGGCGGCCGCCGCGCAGCGCGCCCAGAAAGTGCTTGATCTGGTTGATGGTGATCGCGTAACCGACGCCCACGTTGACGCGCCCACGCTTTTCGAACGAGCCACGGCCGTTGATGCCGATCAGTTGACCGTTGGCGTTGAACAGCGGTCCGCCCGAGTTGCCGGGATTGATCGAAGCGTCGGTCTGCAGGCAGTCGGCATACTCGAGAATCGTGCCCGATGGGTACTGATAGCGATGCACCCCGGAGACGATGCCGTAGGTGACGGTCGGTTGAAAGTCGCCGGCCAGCAGGAACGGGTTGCCCATGGCAAAGACCCAGTCGCCGACGCGCACTTCGTCGCTGTCGGCCATCTGCGCGACGGGAAAGTCTTCGCGACCCAGCAGCTTGATCAGGGCCACGTCGCCCGTGGGATCGATACCGACGATCACCGCGTCGTACAGGCGGCCATCGGCCAGACCGCATTTCATGAAATCGCCGGCCCCCTTCGTGACGTGAAAATTGCTGAGCGCGAATCCGTCGGCGGTGATCAACACGCCGGAGCCGCCGTTGGTACCAGCCGGATCAAAGATCGCCACCACGGCCTGGCTGGCGCGCGCCATCACGTCGACGCGCTGGGCCTCGGCCTGCAGCACGGCATACGGCACGTCCTCGGCGTTTACGCGGCCGGGCGAGCCTAGACACGCGACGGCGAGTAGTAGGGCACAAGCGATGAATCGGCAGGTCATTTTTCCAGTTTCGCCTCGCCGAGGTCGAGTTGATCGCCGATATCGAGGTCCGCACCAAAACCGACCCGAAACTTGAGTCGATTCACGCCCTGAAGATCAAGCTCCAGCGGCATGCCGGGGGATCGGCCGTCGAGCGTGGCTTCGAACAGCAAACGGTCGTCGCCGTAGATCGCAAGCTGCACATTGCCTTGCGGGCGCACGGCGTCGTCGATGCCCGCCACGGTAGTAAAACGCTTGAACTTGTCGGGCAGACGGTACACCAGTTCGGTCCGGCTGCGCAGGGCCACTCCGCGGGCGAATTCTTGACCAGCGATGCGCATGGGGCCGCCGTCGAAGGCGGCATCGATGCGCGGTGCGTAATGGGCCGCCAGTGCCGCCGGCAACTCGGCCGGTGCGAAATAGGGGCTCCAATTCATGAGCTCCGGCCGCAGATCTCCCAGCGCCACGACCTTGCCTTGACTGAAATCGATCCGGGCGAGCATCGACCAGGGCAGCTTCAACTCCAGTCCTGCCGGCGTGGTCACGTTCAGGACGCCCGCCGCCAGCTCGACCAGGTGCAGCAGCACGCGCGTGCCATTGGTCAAGGTCGCCTGGGCCGCGGAACCGAACGCCGGCGTTGCTCCGTGGGCATAGATCAGCGCCGCTGCCCGCGCGCGTTTGACCGCCAGTGTTTCGCCGTCGGTTTCGAACGCAATCGTCGCTTCGGTGACATCGCCGAGCACGCCTTCGACATAGTCGAGCGCCTCGCGCTTGGCTACGACGATACGATCACTCTTGGCCGGGTGCTCGGTGAGATCGGCGACCAGGGCCTGCCATTCTGTGCCGTGCGCCGCGAGCGCTTCGGCTTGCAGGCCGACGAAGCTGATCGCAGCCGTGCCCGACTCGACCGACAACGGCTGGCCATCGGGACCAACGGCCGCAATGGTCGCGCGGCCGCCGGCAACCTGGTAGGCCGTGGCCGGCAAGCTCGTGCCGTCGAGCCAGGTAACCTGGATCGGCGCGGCGGCCGCGGTACCGGTGTCGCCGGGCGATACGGGCTTGAGGTCCAAAAGCCGGGCGATCGGGTGCTCGACGACGCCTGCGGCCGTTTCGACGCGAATCTGCCGATCGGAAAGTTCGACCACGATGCCGTGCACCGAGCCGCCGCCGGCCAGCGACAACTCGATCTCTGCGGGCTTGCCTGCGCCCAGCAGCGCGGCGGCGATCGACATGACCAGAACCGGGTTCATCGTCTTCTTCCGCTCGCTACGGTTGCTGGTCGTCGTTGCCGCCGTCGGCGCCTTGTGCGCTGCGGCGGAAATATTGTTCGATCGCGTCGCGATAGTGCGCCGGAAACTGCTGGCCGATCTGCTGCAGAGCTTCTTCCCGCGCTTTGGGAGGCAAGTCGCCCCAACCGCTTTGCGAGCCGATGGCGCGCGGCGTGATCTCGCCGGGGCCCTTGCCTTCCATCGGCCGGCTGTCCTGCGCGGGCATGCTCGGCGCTGCCGCCGCGCCGGCTGCGCCCGATTGTTGCTGCTGCTGTTTCTCGATTTCTTCGATCAGTTTGTCGAGCGAGGCGATAACTCCGTCTTCGACTTCACGAGTCTTCGGCCCGGCTCGGCCCAGGTCGAGGCGTCGTTCGATGTCGGCCATGCGTCGCGCGATATGATCGAGCGAATCGTCTTTGAGTTGTTCGAGGTCTTGCTGCATGAGCGCTGCCACGGAGGTAAACCGCGCCGGCACATCCTGGCCGCGCTTCAACTGACGCAGCGCCGCAAGCCCGGCATCGCGATCGAGCAGCCGGTGCGCGGCAACGGCCTGGTAAAAGAGCAACCCCGCCGGGTCGACGACGTCCGTCGACGTCACGCCGCGCAGATGGGCCGCGGCTTCCTCGTACAGGTCATAGGCAATCAGCCACCGTCCGACGAACAGCCTCAGATTGTTGCGCTCCAGCGGCGAGACGGCCTCGTCGAACAGCCAAGCGGTGTCTGGCAGTTGTGCTCCCGCGAGCGGGCGCGAGCACCACGCGAGCAAATGTGCCGCCCGAGGCTCGGCCACGGCCAGCGTGGCCACGAGACGGTCGAGTAATTCGCCGCCTGGCACGGGACCGGCGGCCGCGGGCCAGAGGGCGAGTGCCACGGCGCGCTGCTGGGGTGTCGCGCCGCGCTCGTCGAGCCAGGCGAGGGCCATGGCCTGCGCTGCATCGGCCGTGGGTGTACTCCAAGCGGCCGCCACGGGGGCGACCGTTCCGGCCGGAGCAGGTTCCCGGGCGAAGGCTTCGCCCGGGGTTGCAAGGCACGCGGCCACGCAACCCGCCAGGGTCAGCAGTACGCGATTCACCGTCATCAGCTGCACCATTCAAACGCCAGTATGCCGCGGGGGGTCGCCGGCGAACAAGCAGAATTTCCGCGGCCAGGTAATTATTGGTTGCGCCCCGAGACGATGTCCTTCGTGGCGCGATAAATCCGTTGCTGTCGGTCGGCCAGCTCGCGCAACGCTGCCATCAGTTCCGGATCGGCCGTTTGTTCGCCCTCGATCAGCGCCGTGTACCGCTCGGTCCGCTTGTTCACGCGTAGCTGTAGGGACCGGATCATCTTCAATTCGGCCAGCGCGTCGACCAGCGGCGGGTCGCCTTGCTCGCCCTGCTGACCGGGTTGACCCTGTTGCTGTTGGCCCAATTCGGCCAGCTCTTTTTGCAGCACCGCGATCATCTCTTGGAGCGCGGCGATGATGTCTTCCTCGACGCCTTGGGTGATCAAGTCCACCTGCGTGCGGCCCAGACGCTCGGCCACTTGCTGCATATCGGTCCGCGCTTGGCCCAGCGCCTCGGGCAGCGCCACGGCCGTGGCGTCCTCGCGCAGCAGCAGCAGCGCCTTGTCGGCCATGGCGACCAGTTCCGCTTCCTTGCTTCCCAAGCGAGCGGCCTCGATTTCGTCATCACGGCCACGTTCGGCAGCCGGTACGCCATCGAGCCGGAGCGTGCCTTCATAGATCACCGTTTGCGCTTCGAGCATCTTGGTGAGCCGCTCTTCGAGCATCGTCAGCAGACGCTTCATTTCTTCTTCGCGCAACTGACGCAGGATTTCTTCCAGCTCGGCCTTGGCTTGTTCCAGCTCGTGAATCGCGGCTTCCTCATCGCCCGAGGCATCGCGCTTCCGGGCCTGTTCCAATTTCTTCTGTGCGGCCTGCATGCGCTGTTGCGCCGCTTCGAGGCGCTGTTGCGCGGGGTCCGTGGCGGGTGCCTCCTCCGCTGGCGTCTCGCCCTGTGGCGGCGAGCTCGGCATCGGCTCTCCACCGGGCATCGGCTGACCACCGGGCATGGGTTCGCCACCGGGCATGGGTTCGCCGCCCGGAGGCGTCTGCTCGGCGGGTTGGCCGTCGGGAGTTTTCGACGGCTCGGGCGCGGGGTTGTCCTGAGGCTCGTCGCCTGGCGGCTCGGCAGCGTCGGGTTTGGACGACGGCTCATCGCCGGGCTTTTCCGGCACCTGGCCGGCGGGCGCTGCCTCGTCCTTCATTTGCCGGGCGAGCTTGCCCGTGCGTTGGGCGGCACTGGCCTGGCGCTGGGCCAAGGCCTTCGGATCACCGCTGCCCTCGGTCGCGCCTTGGATCGCCTTTTCCTCCTTGATGAGCTGATTGACCTCCTTGAGATACTTGCGCACGCGCGCCTGTTCGTCGGCCAGCCGCTTGGCGCGATCCTCGCTGAGCAGCAAATCGAGCAAGGCTTGCAGGTCCTGTTGCAGATCCTGCTGTTGCTTGACGGCGGTCGCCAGTTTCTCCGACTTCAGCAGCTTGACGACTTCCAAGAACTGCATCCCGACCAGACGGTCTTTGCTCTCGGCGACGGTCTGACGCAATAGCGCGGCCCGATCCGGATCGGTCTTGGCCGCTACCTCGGCGACGCGCAGCAGGACCTCTTCGAAGCGCTTCCAGCGCGCGGCGACTTGCTCCTGGTCGAGCGCCAAGGCGGCGTCGCCGTCGGCGGGCTGCTGTGCCGATGCCGCGGGCGCCAGCCACGCGACCGGGCCGAGCATCAGCAGCGCGGCCAGGATCGTCCAACGCGGGTGGTGGTGTCGGTTCATGGCCTTCACTCCAGCAGATCCTGCAGTTGGGCCTTGCGTTCGGCCTGGGTCTTGGTGGTGACGTCACCTTGGGCCTCGATGATCTGCCGGAGCAGCTCGACGACTTCATTGTACGTCTCCAGCTCCAGCATCTTACCGAGCACCCCCTGCATTTCGCGCAAGATCGCGGCCGTTTGCTCGGCGGCCGCGTCGCGGTTGTGGCGCGACACGTCGCCCGGCGAGAGGTTCTCGGCCAAGGCTTTGACCCGGCGATCGAGTTCCGGGAACTGCTGCTCCGAGATCGTGCGCAGCGGCTCGGCGACGCCGTCGCGAAGCCGGGCCAGCAGCTCGGTAGAGTCGACGCGGTTGTTCACCAGCTCGGCACAGATCTCGGCAAAGCTCACGGACAACCCCAAGGTCTCGTTGGCGTTCTTGGTGGCGTTCTGTCGGGCCCGTTCGACGGCCAATTCGTTTTGCGCCGCGCGCCGGACGGCCGGATCTTCGGCCGCGCCATCGGCCCCTGGCTGATCGTCGCTCGGCGCCGTGCGCGGTGTAGCTTCGAGATCGAGCCGTACGAGCAGTTCGTGCGTGGCTGTGACCTCTTCGATCAAGGTCTCGAAGCGGCGGCGGAGATTCAGTTCGCGCGAGGCCAGCATGGCCCGCAATTCCTCGGGCGTCACCACGTCGAACAGGTATTTCTCGCCGGTCGCGAGGTTGGGCTCGGCCGACACGGCATCGTTGTCGCGGGCCTTGAGCACCAGTTCGAGCTTCTGGCCGGGCCGGACGTTCAGGTCGCGGGCTTCGAGGGCCAGATCGACTTCGAATTCTGCCCGGTTTGTGGCTGCTTCGAGCGGCAGTTCGCGTGCCGGCTGGCCATCGACCGTCGCCTCGAACCATGCGGCGCTGAGACCATAGTCGTCGGCCAATTTGCCCAGCCACGGCAATCGCGCCTGGGGCGTAACTGCGGTGCCGATGCCTTGCGGCCGTACGGCGATCTGGGGCGGCGCGTCGGCCAGGGCCGTCAAGGTGACGCGAATGGGTTCGCGATTCTCGATCCCGTCGCGATCTCGCAGCTTGAACGCCAGGACCACGTTCTCGAGCAGCTTCGGAATCACCAGCGAGAACGCTTGTGGATCGTCAAGTCCCGGTTCGAGTGACAGAACCTGGGGATCGGTGCCCGAGGCTTCCAGGCGAACTTCGACGCCTTGCAGCGGCTTGTTGGTGCGCGCCGCTAGCGCCACCTCGACGCCGCGCGCCAATTGCATCGTGCCTGTGACAGCCAGGCTCCGCGGCGCGAGGCCCGTGTAGTCGGGATACCGGCAATCGAGTGACATTTCGGTGATGGCCGGGCTATCGACGACCTCGAGCTTCAAATCGCGCAGGCGCGCGTCGCCGCCCAGCACGTCGAGGCTGCGCGACGAAGGCACCGACTGAAAAGTGAAGGCAAACACCTGATATTCGTCTCGGTCGGCCTGCGCCTGGCCTTCGCGGCTGAGATTCTCCCGGCCGCGCACGCCCTCCTCCGTGCGATACCGCACCGAGACAATCTCGGGTACGACCTTTTTCGTATTCGCTTGCACAACCAGCTCGAAATCGCTACCGCGAGCTATCTTGCGGCGGCCTTGCTCGTCGAAGCCGACGACCTTGAGTTCGGACCGGCGCGGCCACAGCTCATCGGCCAGCAGCACGTTGCGGCGAAACCAGATGCCCCACGCCTGCGGCGCGAGCAAGCCGCTGGTCACGAGGATCGCGGCCAGCAGGCCGAGCCCCGCCAGCGCTTGCCGCAGTTGTCCGTAGTCGAACACGGCCGCGGCGCTTTTGGTCAAGGAGCGCTGGGCAGCGAGATAACAGACGTCGTCGAGCATGGCGCTGGCCAAACGCCCTTCGACGGGCGACTCGGTCAGCTCGACGGCCGTCAACAAGCTGTCGTCGAAATCGCCAAACCGGCGTTCGAGCAACAGCGCGATGCGCCGATCGGAAAGCGGCACGAAGATCCGGCGCAGGACCAGACGCTGCAACGCAACGACCGCCAACACCCCGGCGCCGCCCAGCGCGCACATCCGGATGACCCGTGCCGGCTCCAAGGCCCAATCGAACACAAGCCACGCCGCGCACATCAGGCCGACCGCGGTCAGCCACCGGGCCACGCTTTGCGTCCACACATAGCGGCGGAAGCGCGCGCGGACCTCGCCCAGCAGGTCGTACACCTGGGGGGCCAAGCGTCGGTTTGTCGCGAGAGTGGACATCAAGACTGTGTGTCGTCCGGTGTTGGTCGGTGTTCGTCGATCAGGCCAGCCGGCTCAGTCGGCGCACGAGCCATTCGAGGCCCAGGCTGCCAACCACGAAGCCCATCATCCAGAAATTGTTCCACAACGGGATCGCCTTGTCGGTGATCACCCGGGTACGCGTGCGGTCGCGCAATTGATCAACGAGCGGCGCTTTGCCGTCCAGTCCCAGGGCGTCGTTCAGACCGACGTAGTACTGCCCGCCCGTATCGCGCGCCAGGGCGGCGAGCAGGCTGTCGTTGCGCCGCGGGTCCTCGCGTTCCAGGTCGGGCACCCGGACTTGGATCCGCCGGCTGATCGACGGATTCGCCTCGTCGTCGCCGGGAATCTCCAGCCGGTAGATGCCTTCCTGGCGGACGCTGAACTGCCCGGCAAAGTTGCCAGCGCGGCTGGCGTCGGCCGCCAGGGTGAGCGTCTGCGAGCCACCGTCGGGACGCACGATCTGCAGGGTCACAGTCGGCAGCGTCAGCGGCTCGTGCTGCTCGTTGCTCAATTGTGCGCGCACCGCGACCGATTGGCCCACGAAGTACCGATCGCGCTCGACGAGTAGCGTGCCGCGGCTGCTCCCGCGCAACAGCCGTCCTTGCGTCACGTTGCGCACCAGCTTGGTATAGAAAGTTTCGAACAGCGCCTCGTCGACGCTGCGCAGGCGCCACATCTCGCCGCTGCCGAGGTAGAACACCCGCCCTGCGCCATAGAACTGGCCGGCCATGTAGATCGGCGCTTCACCGCCCGCGGCAACCTGGGGATCGCCAAAGCGGGCATAGACGGTGGCCGCGGGTTTTGCCCCGCGGACGGCGTAGTAGCCATACACGCCGGGAAACGACTCCCAACGTGCGGCGCTTTCGCTGGGATTGTCGGCCAGCCAGAGAAACTCGGCTTCGAGCCCTTCGCGCATCCACTCGAGCGGCCACGGCGTCGTCGATCCGTAACGCTCCTCGTCACCCAAGACGATGCGCTGATCGAGCTCGACCGGGAACAACGCCCGTAGCGGCGCCAGTTGCTGGTCTTGGACCCAATGCGACATGTGCACGGGGCCAGCGATCAACACCAGCCCTCCGGCCTGATCGGCAACCCAGGTTTCGAGCAGCTCGATCTGTGCCGCGCTCAACTCGGTCCAACGCACGTCGAAGGCCACGATGCCGTCATAGGCAAACATCTCGTCGCGCGTCGTGGGAAACTCGGCGAGAATCTCGTTGGCGTCC
Protein-coding regions in this window:
- a CDS encoding PDZ domain-containing protein; this encodes MNRSLRHASIRLTLGLGLLCQAAVACAADPAAEERAIRAAAMRAAPSVVRIETVGGLERVGELLVGTGPTTGVVLTADGYIVSSSFNFVQQPASILVTLPDGTRLPAQRVANDRSRQLTLLKVDAPSPLVIPEIVPEEETSVGAWAIALGRTYAADEPNISVGIVSALARLGGRVIQTDAKISPANYGGPLIDIRGRVLGVLVPLSPQGGDEIAGVEWYDSGIGFAVPLAHVMRMLPRWQAGTDLRPGILGITLKEKGPLAEPVTIDTCRPNSPAAKAGLLPGDRVVEVAGVAVTRQGELYRQLQPLYAGDRTSIVVERGNARESFEVELVGELEPYEHPYLGLLPSRGERAAGAPAGVEVRSVLPDSPAAAVGLAVGDVVTEVAGSAIADRTQLTAALARYQPGDTVKLTVQRGDQIVVLEPQLGPQPGELDYEVPAAPSPAEAANGAPEAEHPALGRQTLKLPELPQEAIAYVPETYQSGMRYGLVFWFDGAEPVDRDELLRAWQPLCDARGLILVAPSPATPGRWTLPDVEFARGVYAELEQRYAVDRARTVAMGQQTGGTAAYVFALRNRELFAGVVAIDTVLAQKPPENEPAYRLDVLAFVPEQSAQAGRIQESLEAIGQMNYRVNVLSQSGTAHLPTGEDLQAVARWLELLDRI
- a CDS encoding S1C family serine protease, which codes for MVGRSLLRCLPVLPALLLCVCANSLARAQEPPGEPLSEAIAANLPKIVKVYGAGGLRGLEPYQSGIVISPEGHVLTAWSHVLDTDFVSVTLDDGRKFDARLVGADPRVEAAVLKIDATDLPYIDLAQAADAALGTRVLAFCNLFGIATGDEPASLLHGQVAARWNLDARSGAFETPYKGPVYVLDAMTNNPGSAGGLLTDFLGRPVGMLGGELRDAQQNTWLNYAVPLSQLRTSVEQIMAGQFVASSAEDATKRPDFPHDLEQLGIVLVPDVVERTPPYVDVVLPDSPAETAGLLPDDLVVFVAGKLVQSCKSLVAEVGLVDRADPLTLTIMRGQELRDFTLRAPAEESAPATEAAP
- a CDS encoding trypsin-like peptidase domain-containing protein, which produces MTCRFIACALLLAVACLGSPGRVNAEDVPYAVLQAEAQRVDVMARASQAVVAIFDPAGTNGGSGVLITADGFALSNFHVTKGAGDFMKCGLADGRLYDAVIVGIDPTGDVALIKLLGREDFPVAQMADSDEVRVGDWVFAMGNPFLLAGDFQPTVTYGIVSGVHRYQYPSGTILEYADCLQTDASINPGNSGGPLFNANGQLIGINGRGSFEKRGRVNVGVGYAITINQIKHFLGALRGGRLVDHATLGATVTTDAEGRVVVSNLLEDCDAYRRGLRHGDEIVSFGGRPIRTVNAFKNVLGIFPADWRVPLVFRREGEKFRILVRLPSLHAAGELNELAGGFEPEPPAEPAPDQPDKPDSDEPQDEPPQRPAPRPKMPFGHAHQQPSVPDAIKALLVPRPGFANFYFNTPERDRVWRAVPTQASFAAVDGLWKLTGADATGAPVEIELSADSARLTWAGQQAALVGADQLAANVVPEGTGGLLPALFLWRRLLVGGPTALEQVEYGGIYPFGIELQPAHTIIATTGGVEARFYCDEERGWLIGVELFTDTVDDPCEVSLLDYEEREGRLVPTRILVRHGDQVFADWKLDVVDLAAAGEPKEAK
- a CDS encoding NPCBM/NEW2 domain-containing protein, whose amino-acid sequence is MNPVLVMSIAAALLGAGKPAEIELSLAGGGSVHGIVVELSDRQIRVETAAGVVEHPIARLLDLKPVSPGDTGTAAAAPIQVTWLDGTSLPATAYQVAGGRATIAAVGPDGQPLSVESGTAAISFVGLQAEALAAHGTEWQALVADLTEHPAKSDRIVVAKREALDYVEGVLGDVTEATIAFETDGETLAVKRARAAALIYAHGATPAFGSAAQATLTNGTRVLLHLVELAAGVLNVTTPAGLELKLPWSMLARIDFSQGKVVALGDLRPELMNWSPYFAPAELPAALAAHYAPRIDAAFDGGPMRIAGQEFARGVALRSRTELVYRLPDKFKRFTTVAGIDDAVRPQGNVQLAIYGDDRLLFEATLDGRSPGMPLELDLQGVNRLKFRVGFGADLDIGDQLDLGEAKLEK
- a CDS encoding DUF4175 domain-containing protein, with translation MMSTLATNRRLAPQVYDLLGEVRARFRRYVWTQSVARWLTAVGLMCAAWLVFDWALEPARVIRMCALGGAGVLAVVALQRLVLRRIFVPLSDRRIALLLERRFGDFDDSLLTAVELTESPVEGRLASAMLDDVCYLAAQRSLTKSAAAVFDYGQLRQALAGLGLLAAILVTSGLLAPQAWGIWFRRNVLLADELWPRRSELKVVGFDEQGRRKIARGSDFELVVQANTKKVVPEIVSVRYRTEEGVRGRENLSREGQAQADRDEYQVFAFTFQSVPSSRSLDVLGGDARLRDLKLEVVDSPAITEMSLDCRYPDYTGLAPRSLAVTGTMQLARGVEVALAARTNKPLQGVEVRLEASGTDPQVLSLEPGLDDPQAFSLVIPKLLENVVLAFKLRDRDGIENREPIRVTLTALADAPPQIAVRPQGIGTAVTPQARLPWLGKLADDYGLSAAWFEATVDGQPARELPLEAATNRAEFEVDLALEARDLNVRPGQKLELVLKARDNDAVSAEPNLATGEKYLFDVVTPEELRAMLASRELNLRRRFETLIEEVTATHELLVRLDLEATPRTAPSDDQPGADGAAEDPAVRRAAQNELAVERARQNATKNANETLGLSVSFAEICAELVNNRVDSTELLARLRDGVAEPLRTISEQQFPELDRRVKALAENLSPGDVSRHNRDAAAEQTAAILREMQGVLGKMLELETYNEVVELLRQIIEAQGDVTTKTQAERKAQLQDLLE